The genomic interval CCAAGGGCCACTCCGTAAGCAGCAACCACTCCTATTGCTGGAGCGCCTCTTACAACCATCTGTTCTATAGCTTGAGCCACATCTTCGTAGGTTTTACACTCAATCCATTTTTCCTCTAAAGGAAGTTTTCTTTGGTCTAAAAGTAAAAGAGATTCTCCTGTCCACTTTAGAGGACGAATATCTTTAATCTTTGCCATTAGTCTCCTTCCAAACCTTCTTGTTTTTTCACTACAAGAACTGGACAGTTTGCTTTCTTTATTACAGCCTTTGCTGTGCTTCCCATTTCAAGTATCCTTTCAAGAAGGCTTTTGCCATGATACCCAATCACTATCACGTTAACTTTTTCTTCTTCTGCTAACCTTACGATCTCTTCTTTCGGGTCTCCAACCACCATCACTTTTTTTACGAGGAATCCCTTCTCCTTAAACTCGTTAACTACCATATCAAGCATAGTTTCGTGTTTTTTCAGTATCTCTCTTTCTATTTCCGGAAGGTGAGCATAAATAGCAGCAACATCAAGGGCAAAAGGATCGTCAAACTGGGGAAGACTAAACTCTAAAGGGTGAATTACGTGTAGAACCACAACCTCTTGAGCGTTTGCTTCTTTTAGTTTAAAAACGTAGTCTCTCGCTACTTCCGAAAGTTCTGAAAAATCGGTAGGATAGAGAACCTTTCTAAAAAGCGGCATAATTCACCTCTAAGCTAAGGGTTTAAAAAATCATAACATTTCTTTTTTAGCTTTCTGCCAAAGAAGTTCCAAATCTGAAATAGATAAATCCTTTAGTTCCTTTCCCTCCTTTTTCGCAAATTCCTCCATTTTTCTAAATCTTTTCTCAAATTTCTCGTTTGCTTTTGAGAGTGCGAGTTCTGGATGAACTCCCAAAAACCTCGCAAGATTTACAGCCATAAAGAGTAAATCGCCAACTTCTTCTTCTACCTTCTCCTTATTTTTTGATTTTAAGGCTTCTCCTATTTCACTTAGTTCTTCAATTAATTTCTCCTTTATTCCACTAAAAGATTCCCAGTCAAAGCCTACCTTAGC from Desulfurobacteriaceae bacterium carries:
- a CDS encoding universal stress protein; this translates as MPLFRKVLYPTDFSELSEVARDYVFKLKEANAQEVVVLHVIHPLEFSLPQFDDPFALDVAAIYAHLPEIEREILKKHETMLDMVVNEFKEKGFLVKKVMVVGDPKEEIVRLAEEEKVNVIVIGYHGKSLLERILEMGSTAKAVIKKANCPVLVVKKQEGLEGD